In a genomic window of Sulfurisphaera tokodaii str. 7:
- the tnpA gene encoding IS200/IS605 family transposase — protein sequence MEYKSTRHVKYLCNYHFVWIPKYRRKVLTGEIAEYTKEVLRTIAEELDCEVLALEVMPDHIHLFVNCPPRYAPSYLANYFKGKSARLILKKFQELKKSTNGKLWTRSYFVSTAGNVSSETIKKYIEEQWVKESEED from the coding sequence GTGGAATACAAATCAACTAGGCATGTAAAGTACCTCTGCAACTACCACTTCGTATGGATACCGAAATATCGTAGGAAAGTACTAACAGGCGAAATAGCAGAATACACTAAAGAGGTACTAAGAACCATAGCAGAAGAGTTGGACTGTGAAGTACTAGCCCTAGAAGTAATGCCAGACCATATCCACCTATTCGTTAACTGCCCACCGAGATACGCACCGTCATATTTAGCAAACTACTTCAAAGGAAAATCGGCAAGACTAATACTCAAGAAGTTCCAAGAGCTGAAGAAATCTACTAACGGGAAGCTATGGACTAGAAGCTACTTCGTATCTACCGCAGGTAACGTATCCAGCGAGACGATAAAGAAGTATATTGAAGAACAGTGGGTGAAAGAGAGTGAAGAGGACTAA
- a CDS encoding RNA-guided endonuclease InsQ/TnpB family protein — MKRTNVVKLQVDKQTHERLKELAITTAKCWNEVNWLRMQQYKEGKRADFNGSEKTVYSKYKTVLKVNAGQVARKNAEDWRSFFALIEMKKEGKLPSWFKPRPPGYWKENGKYKLMVIIRNDRYVVNEEKREIYLKDFHLTLKFKGKLKWEGKQGRLEIIYNEARKSWYAHIPVELEHKVEKGNLTASVDLGIVNLATVYVEDGSWYLFKSGSVLSQYEYYSKKIQVAQKTLARHKQRRSRKLKLLYEKRSRFLKHALNSMVRKVMELLKDKGVGKIVVGHPKDIVRGRGNKLTVNFWNYGYVIKRFKGVGEEVGIDVVEVGEAYTSKTCSLCGEAHKSGRIKRGLFKCPRTGKVINADLNGAINILHIPESRGARGGGQPLARDRGNGLKAQPVVYRWTNGAGWVCITPTSYEVVRMKVVNHKPVNHPKGTLAL, encoded by the coding sequence GTGAAGAGGACTAACGTAGTTAAACTACAAGTAGACAAGCAAACCCACGAAAGACTGAAGGAGTTGGCTATTACCACAGCGAAGTGTTGGAACGAAGTGAACTGGTTAAGGATGCAACAGTACAAGGAGGGGAAGAGGGCGGACTTCAACGGTTCTGAGAAGACGGTATATTCAAAGTACAAAACGGTGCTCAAAGTAAACGCAGGACAGGTCGCGAGGAAGAACGCGGAGGACTGGAGGAGCTTCTTCGCGTTAATAGAGATGAAAAAGGAGGGAAAACTACCGAGCTGGTTCAAACCGAGACCTCCAGGGTACTGGAAGGAAAACGGCAAGTATAAGCTCATGGTTATTATTAGAAACGATAGGTATGTGGTAAACGAAGAGAAGAGGGAAATTTACTTGAAGGACTTCCACCTCACCCTCAAGTTTAAGGGGAAACTCAAGTGGGAAGGAAAACAAGGCAGACTAGAGATAATTTACAACGAGGCAAGGAAATCGTGGTATGCACATATACCAGTGGAGTTAGAACATAAAGTAGAGAAGGGTAATTTGACGGCTTCAGTAGACTTAGGCATAGTTAACCTAGCTACAGTGTACGTCGAAGACGGGTCGTGGTACTTGTTTAAGAGTGGGTCTGTTTTATCCCAATACGAATATTACAGCAAGAAAATACAAGTTGCCCAGAAGACCTTAGCGAGGCACAAGCAGAGGAGAAGCAGGAAGCTGAAGCTCTTGTACGAGAAGAGGAGTAGGTTCCTAAAACACGCCTTAAACAGCATGGTTAGGAAGGTAATGGAGCTATTGAAGGATAAAGGAGTAGGCAAGATAGTTGTAGGTCATCCTAAAGACATAGTAAGGGGTCGTGGAAATAAGCTGACGGTCAACTTCTGGAACTACGGCTATGTCATCAAGAGGTTTAAGGGAGTCGGGGAGGAGGTTGGCATAGACGTTGTCGAGGTCGGTGAGGCTTACACTTCAAAGACTTGTTCCCTGTGCGGGGAAGCCCACAAAAGTGGGCGTATTAAACGCGGTTTGTTTAAGTGTCCCCGCACGGGGAAGGTAATAAATGCGGACTTAAACGGTGCGATAAACATCCTACATATCCCCGAGTCCCGAGGAGCTAGGGGCGGAGGGCAACCCCTAGCTAGGGATAGGGGTAATGGGCTGAAGGCCCAGCCCGTGGTCTACCGCTGGACGAACGGAGCGGGGTGGGTGTGTATAACACCCACTAGCTATGAAGTTGTGAGGATGAAGGTGGTAAACCACAAACCTGTGAACCACCCTAAGGGAACCCTCGCCCTTTAG
- the csa3 gene encoding CRISPR-associated CARF protein Csa3, translating to MILVVTLGFDEKFQIRALMRRFNDLEKVIVVGSFNDERAKKALESFENVMKSAQVNYELVEVDPHNFYDTIITITKRIINKNKGRMFVLNVSGGMRILIIELLFAFIFSGLEAEVEIESEDFNTIVSFRLSDMYPAHLTQDHIRILMSIKQGYTSINSIHKRVEMSLSTTWRRLKELREMGLIDEENRLTVKGELVIKMFSP from the coding sequence ATGATATTAGTAGTTACTTTAGGGTTTGATGAAAAATTCCAGATTAGGGCATTGATGAGGAGGTTTAACGACTTGGAAAAAGTTATCGTAGTAGGTTCTTTTAACGATGAAAGGGCTAAAAAGGCTTTAGAGTCTTTTGAGAACGTTATGAAGAGTGCTCAAGTTAACTATGAGCTTGTTGAAGTTGACCCCCACAATTTTTACGATACTATTATTACCATTACTAAGAGGATTATAAATAAGAATAAGGGAAGGATGTTTGTATTAAATGTTAGTGGAGGAATGAGGATTTTAATTATAGAACTTCTCTTTGCTTTTATTTTTTCCGGCCTTGAGGCTGAAGTTGAAATTGAATCTGAAGATTTCAACACAATAGTATCGTTCAGATTAAGTGATATGTATCCCGCTCATTTGACTCAAGATCACATAAGAATTTTAATGTCAATCAAACAAGGTTATACTAGTATTAATTCAATTCATAAACGCGTTGAAATGTCTTTATCTACTACATGGAGAAGGTTAAAAGAACTGAGAGAGATGGGTTTGATAGATGAAGAGAATAGATTAACTGTTAAGGGAGAACTGGTCATTAAAATGTTCAGCCCTTAA
- a CDS encoding HEPN domain-containing protein gives MSLSKWEVLYKEALKDIEVGNYNKAASAIYFSIRKAVEEVLIRMKLNIPRRDDKLANVLKHLGFDEEAELFMELYNLRKKADYSDENIDRNEITKAIEKYERIYQQLTKLNRI, from the coding sequence ATGAGTTTAAGTAAATGGGAAGTACTGTATAAAGAAGCATTAAAAGATATAGAAGTTGGAAATTATAATAAGGCAGCATCTGCTATATACTTTAGTATAAGAAAAGCGGTGGAAGAAGTTTTAATTAGGATGAAACTTAACATACCTAGAAGGGATGATAAACTTGCTAATGTATTGAAGCATTTAGGGTTCGATGAGGAAGCAGAACTGTTCATGGAACTATATAATCTAAGAAAAAAGGCTGATTATTCAGACGAGAATATAGATAGGAATGAGATAACAAAAGCTATTGAAAAATATGAAAGAATTTATCAGCAATTAACAAAGTTAAATAGAATTTAA
- a CDS encoding PQQ-binding-like beta-propeller repeat protein — protein MKRSKIVLGLLSLVLIVTASVILVSKSQFFDATPSSQVFIYTEYNGTYFPYTVKVVYYPGNMSNINMSMPSVWPVTNSQQDHNAVVQTSCKAILQGVNWDLPAAQIAGGVSIPLTTPPTQLPGANVMGVKKALVMLTQMVGQPLGVTLADNLLFVEMDSLPGSIFAINPVTGQIVWYATGLASYAMNNPIVWNGIVFVTVGDVGFNFANFVHYEKGQYDQIVRGMGYGAIYAFNATDGRLIWMRFTMGEAMPAPAVYNGILAYTTGAGCFVGVNASTGQVIWMDRFAGLFASMSSVNYYVLPNGTPLFIGGFTSLSKPYGLLIAVNGYNGEEVWNATLPAPNEPYNTGMGDVPPAVSQKYGIVVQSTVANAEPNGTVDTMLLAVNATNGKVLWVTNLGRGYTPPAFKGGIPLIVGDTVYVGIPSLGSVAAVNLLNGSIMWKTRLPDLQIPPSYPGGPRGSPTYYHGLLWIAAGQYIYVLNPHSGKIITMYYVGGRFGIVNPVIAGGTMYLANSYGWVIALPLSQIFPDWMNY, from the coding sequence ATGAAAAGAAGTAAAATAGTATTAGGACTTCTCTCGCTAGTATTAATCGTAACGGCAAGTGTAATATTAGTTAGTAAAAGTCAGTTTTTTGATGCAACACCTTCATCCCAAGTTTTCATATACACTGAATATAACGGTACATATTTCCCATATACAGTAAAAGTAGTTTACTATCCTGGAAACATGAGTAATATTAATATGAGTATGCCAAGTGTATGGCCAGTAACTAACTCACAACAAGATCATAATGCAGTAGTCCAAACATCTTGCAAAGCAATACTACAAGGTGTAAACTGGGATCTTCCAGCGGCACAGATAGCTGGAGGTGTCTCAATCCCACTAACAACTCCACCAACCCAATTACCCGGGGCTAATGTAATGGGTGTAAAGAAAGCCTTAGTTATGCTAACTCAAATGGTAGGACAACCATTAGGAGTGACTTTAGCAGATAATTTACTATTTGTAGAGATGGACAGTTTACCAGGAAGTATATTCGCAATAAATCCAGTTACTGGGCAAATTGTTTGGTATGCAACTGGACTAGCAAGTTATGCAATGAATAACCCAATCGTATGGAACGGAATAGTTTTCGTTACTGTGGGTGATGTTGGATTTAATTTCGCCAATTTTGTACATTATGAGAAAGGTCAATATGACCAGATTGTAAGAGGAATGGGTTATGGTGCAATTTACGCATTTAATGCAACTGACGGTAGATTAATATGGATGAGATTTACTATGGGAGAAGCAATGCCTGCACCAGCAGTATATAACGGAATTCTAGCTTATACAACCGGTGCTGGTTGTTTTGTAGGAGTTAATGCATCAACCGGGCAAGTAATATGGATGGATAGATTTGCTGGATTATTTGCAAGTATGAGTAGCGTAAACTATTACGTTTTACCAAACGGCACACCATTATTTATCGGAGGATTTACCTCATTATCAAAGCCTTACGGATTATTAATAGCTGTAAATGGGTATAATGGAGAAGAAGTTTGGAATGCTACATTACCAGCACCTAATGAACCTTATAATACTGGTATGGGCGATGTACCACCAGCCGTTTCTCAGAAATACGGAATAGTTGTACAAAGTACCGTAGCTAATGCAGAACCAAATGGCACAGTCGATACAATGCTTTTAGCAGTAAACGCTACAAACGGCAAAGTTTTATGGGTTACGAACTTAGGTAGAGGATATACGCCACCAGCATTTAAAGGAGGAATACCATTAATTGTAGGAGACACAGTTTACGTAGGAATACCCTCATTAGGTAGTGTAGCTGCTGTTAATTTATTAAACGGCTCAATTATGTGGAAAACCAGATTGCCAGACTTACAAATACCACCATCATATCCTGGAGGACCTAGAGGGAGTCCAACATACTATCACGGATTATTATGGATTGCAGCCGGGCAGTATATCTATGTCTTAAACCCGCATAGCGGTAAAATAATTACAATGTATTATGTGGGAGGAAGATTTGGTATTGTTAATCCGGTAATTGCTGGAGGAACAATGTACCTAGCAAACTCTTACGGATGGGTAATTGCATTACCTCTAAGCCAAATATTCCCAGATTGGATGAATTATTAA
- a CDS encoding IS6-like element ISSto2 family transposase, with amino-acid sequence MNNPTRWRTPVLTQVILILMEYINLEPRFYSSEVVALALASYLSGLSSWRTCLPHSTLLYYLRRLSCVRYVVPVSGFYAVDETKIMVVKGQYYYVWIVRDVKTGAIPFFMVTSSRSGLHVLVVLTNMKNVEKEAEKVLKTRIDKVVYIHDGATVYNAFTWLNVEHKRVTFNERDYAEQGFRSLKHRISSMDFHFPWNTNRFTLTRWLSVFFLAYNALYAPVYLLDKGVIINVNISNE; translated from the coding sequence ATGAACAACCCAACTAGATGGAGGACTCCCGTGCTCACCCAAGTTATTCTAATCCTAATGGAGTATATTAATCTTGAGCCTAGGTTTTACTCTAGTGAGGTAGTAGCTTTGGCTTTGGCTAGTTATCTCTCTGGTTTGTCTTCTTGGAGGACTTGTTTGCCTCATTCTACTTTGTTGTATTACTTGAGGAGGTTGAGTTGTGTTAGGTATGTGGTGCCGGTTAGTGGTTTTTATGCGGTGGATGAGACTAAAATTATGGTGGTTAAGGGGCAGTATTATTATGTGTGGATTGTGAGGGATGTGAAGACGGGTGCGATACCCTTCTTCATGGTGACGAGTTCGAGGAGTGGGTTGCACGTGCTGGTAGTCTTGACGAACATGAAGAATGTGGAAAAGGAGGCTGAGAAGGTGCTCAAAACGAGGATAGACAAGGTAGTATACATACACGATGGGGCAACAGTCTATAACGCATTCACTTGGCTAAACGTGGAGCACAAGAGGGTAACGTTCAACGAGAGAGACTACGCAGAACAAGGGTTCAGAAGCTTAAAACATAGAATATCCTCAATGGATTTTCATTTTCCATGGAACACTAATAGGTTCACGCTTACTAGGTGGTTATCGGTGTTCTTCCTAGCTTATAACGCGCTTTACGCTCCAGTATATTTGTTAGACAAGGGGGTGATAATAAATGTAAATATTTCAAATGAATGA
- a CDS encoding IS5-like element ISSto3 family transposase — MGIEIYQSVIPQKYLGWKSKYLLDCEEILKELDDVIRREFEGFKFTQYDPLTYLKMLIVMVLYRESYRGTIELAATNIVVKRFLKVKEIPSKSSLHWFVHKFSDRIRDLLLKVFRRFESLVEEEQLPTHHLLAEEKFGRDIRLLDSFPVELPNGKKSIETHIEKLLLDLREIDSKRKPHEVLASLDEGKREELFSHFPRDYTVREHEGSWGRKWGKAWFGGKCFAEVSSKTLMVSKVELVLANVSDSRSPIVPNVVTLVDRGFVERGKVIRARKGLGVLRSGVEFFGIFLKEHMRCFARSLEVLNTFANLVGLAYNIQRFRALRKRRVLH; from the coding sequence ATGGGCATCGAAATTTACCAAAGCGTAATCCCCCAAAAATATTTGGGTTGGAAGAGTAAATATCTTTTGGATTGCGAGGAGATCTTGAAAGAGCTAGATGATGTGATCAGAAGGGAGTTCGAGGGTTTCAAGTTCACTCAATATGACCCCTTGACTTACTTGAAGATGCTGATTGTTATGGTACTCTATAGAGAGTCTTATAGGGGGACAATTGAACTCGCAGCTACAAATATTGTGGTAAAGCGTTTCCTCAAAGTTAAAGAAATCCCATCAAAGTCCTCACTACACTGGTTTGTCCACAAGTTTAGTGACAGAATAAGGGATTTACTCCTCAAGGTATTCAGAAGATTTGAATCACTCGTTGAAGAAGAACAACTCCCAACACACCATCTACTAGCAGAGGAGAAGTTTGGAAGGGATATAAGGTTGCTTGATAGTTTTCCCGTTGAGTTGCCTAATGGTAAGAAGAGTATTGAGACTCATATTGAGAAGTTATTGCTTGATTTGAGGGAGATTGATTCTAAGAGGAAGCCTCATGAGGTTCTTGCTTCACTTGATGAGGGAAAGAGGGAGGAGCTTTTTTCTCATTTCCCTAGGGATTATACTGTTAGGGAGCATGAGGGGAGTTGGGGTAGGAAGTGGGGTAAGGCTTGGTTTGGGGGGAAGTGTTTTGCTGAGGTTTCTTCTAAAACCCTTATGGTATCTAAGGTTGAGTTAGTTTTAGCTAATGTTTCTGACTCGAGGTCTCCTATTGTGCCTAATGTGGTTACGCTTGTGGATAGGGGGTTTGTGGAGAGGGGTAAGGTAATTAGGGCTAGAAAGGGTTTGGGAGTTTTGAGGAGTGGTGTTGAGTTTTTTGGGATTTTCCTCAAGGAGCACATGAGGTGTTTTGCTAGGAGTTTAGAGGTGTTGAATACTTTTGCTAATCTCGTAGGTTTAGCTTATAATATTCAGCGGTTTAGGGCTCTTAGGAAAAGGCGTGTCCTACACTAG
- a CDS encoding S41 family peptidase has protein sequence MFYNFLLYLVIHVNYALDALTFNKFLSLDGIVSWPMIIKDRVYFLSDHEGISNLYSVNLEGKDLTKHTNFTEYYCRNASSDGRRIVFQNSGDIYLYDPEKQELKLLDIDLPTDRKKKQGKFVEVLDYTTEAIANDKYLSLISRGKVFLMRHWDGPAVQLGEKQGVRYKQIQLLPNGDTVVLDTNDDKLTFLSKDGSIKKLNVDLGRIERIKVSPDGKKILISNNRLELWLYEVDTTNLRLIDKSEYDVISQMDWHPDNEWFAYTFPESYSTQSIKLAHISGKVIRITSPYGYDFSPSFDPDGRYLYFLSARHLDPTNDKVIFNMSFQRVIKPYLVVLSNTYSPFNQSLEETTSDKKVEIEGIEDRVIPFPVDEDYYIRIEGAKNNKVFLFSLPIKGYRYPGETLGKLEVFDLDSKTKELYADNVKSFSLTIDKGKILILFKDSIRLFDVNTKPDLNATGKKGGIVDLSRIKVYVDPEREWKQMFREAWKLMQQNYWKPDGLKDWESVLLKYEKLIDRISTRYELSDLIQEMQGETKTSHSYEMPYDYDTAEPLPIGGLGADYEYDKENKCYKIARIYVGDPTNENERSPLRDPGVQLNIGDCIKAVDGEEVKYNILSYLVNKDQVVLDVITKGKTKRVTVKLLKDEKFLIYRYWVEKNRQYVHEKSKGKLGYVHIPDMMYQGFAEFYRLFLSEFHREGLIVDVRFNRGGFISGLILEKLLLKRMGYVVRRNGKELPHPFFSSPGVIVAITNQYAGSDGDIFSYLFKKYKLGILIGRRTWGGVIGINVRDRLADNSAVSQPEFAVHFHDIGLKIENYGVDPDIEVDIKPEDYANGRDPQLDTAIELALKQLEEKS, from the coding sequence GTGTTTTATAACTTTTTACTTTATTTAGTTATTCACGTTAATTACGCGTTGGACGCTCTCACGTTCAATAAATTCCTCAGTCTGGACGGAATAGTAAGCTGGCCTATGATAATTAAGGACAGAGTATATTTCCTTTCAGATCATGAAGGAATCTCAAACCTTTACTCCGTTAATCTGGAGGGCAAGGATTTAACAAAACATACAAACTTTACTGAATATTATTGCAGAAATGCAAGCAGTGATGGAAGAAGGATCGTGTTTCAAAACAGTGGGGATATCTATTTATATGATCCAGAAAAACAAGAATTAAAACTCCTTGATATTGACCTCCCTACAGACAGAAAGAAAAAGCAAGGAAAGTTCGTTGAAGTCCTAGATTACACTACTGAAGCTATCGCAAACGATAAGTACCTTAGTTTAATAAGCAGAGGGAAAGTGTTTTTAATGAGACACTGGGATGGTCCTGCAGTACAACTTGGAGAAAAACAAGGAGTGAGATATAAACAAATACAGTTACTCCCTAATGGTGATACAGTAGTTTTAGATACAAATGATGACAAACTCACTTTTCTCAGCAAAGATGGTTCAATTAAGAAATTAAATGTAGACCTTGGAAGAATTGAAAGAATCAAAGTATCCCCAGACGGAAAGAAGATACTTATTTCAAACAATAGACTAGAACTCTGGCTTTACGAGGTTGATACTACAAACCTAAGACTGATTGACAAGAGCGAATACGATGTAATATCCCAGATGGACTGGCATCCTGATAATGAATGGTTCGCCTATACTTTTCCAGAAAGTTATAGCACTCAGTCTATTAAATTAGCTCATATCTCTGGAAAAGTAATAAGAATAACGAGCCCTTACGGTTATGATTTTTCTCCCTCTTTCGATCCCGACGGAAGATACTTGTATTTCTTATCAGCAAGACATCTAGACCCAACTAACGATAAGGTAATATTTAATATGAGTTTCCAAAGAGTCATAAAGCCTTACCTAGTAGTCCTCTCTAATACTTATTCACCGTTTAATCAATCTTTAGAAGAGACTACAAGTGATAAAAAAGTCGAGATCGAGGGTATTGAAGACAGAGTAATTCCCTTCCCTGTTGATGAGGACTATTATATTAGGATTGAAGGAGCAAAGAACAATAAAGTATTTCTCTTCTCACTTCCTATTAAAGGATATAGGTATCCTGGCGAAACATTAGGCAAACTAGAAGTTTTTGACCTTGATAGCAAAACTAAAGAACTATATGCAGATAATGTAAAGAGTTTTTCATTAACCATAGATAAAGGGAAAATTCTGATACTATTCAAAGACTCCATAAGACTCTTTGACGTAAACACTAAACCAGATCTAAACGCCACGGGCAAGAAAGGAGGAATAGTTGATCTCTCAAGAATTAAAGTATATGTTGACCCAGAAAGAGAGTGGAAACAAATGTTCAGAGAAGCGTGGAAGCTTATGCAACAAAACTATTGGAAGCCAGATGGACTTAAGGACTGGGAATCAGTACTTTTGAAGTATGAGAAGTTAATTGATAGGATAAGCACTCGTTACGAACTCTCAGACTTAATACAGGAAATGCAAGGTGAGACAAAAACCTCCCATTCTTATGAGATGCCATACGACTATGATACTGCAGAACCTTTACCAATAGGCGGATTAGGAGCCGATTATGAATATGACAAAGAAAATAAATGCTATAAGATTGCTAGGATTTACGTAGGTGACCCAACAAATGAAAATGAGAGAAGTCCTCTGAGAGATCCAGGAGTTCAGCTTAACATTGGAGATTGCATAAAGGCTGTTGACGGTGAAGAAGTGAAATATAATATTCTCTCCTACCTAGTTAATAAGGATCAAGTGGTACTAGATGTTATTACGAAAGGAAAGACTAAACGCGTTACTGTGAAATTATTAAAAGATGAGAAGTTCTTAATTTATAGATATTGGGTTGAGAAGAATAGACAATATGTTCATGAGAAAAGTAAGGGAAAGTTAGGATATGTTCATATCCCCGATATGATGTACCAAGGTTTCGCAGAGTTCTATAGACTCTTCCTCTCCGAATTCCATAGAGAAGGATTAATAGTAGACGTTAGGTTTAACAGAGGCGGGTTCATCTCCGGTTTAATTTTGGAGAAGCTCCTTCTCAAAAGAATGGGCTATGTAGTGAGGAGAAACGGAAAAGAACTACCGCATCCTTTCTTCTCTTCTCCCGGAGTTATCGTAGCAATAACTAATCAATATGCAGGCTCTGACGGCGATATATTCTCCTATTTATTCAAAAAGTACAAGTTGGGAATATTAATAGGAAGAAGGACTTGGGGTGGAGTTATAGGAATTAACGTAAGAGATCGATTGGCTGATAACTCAGCAGTATCTCAACCAGAGTTTGCAGTACATTTTCACGACATAGGATTAAAAATAGAGAACTATGGTGTAGATCCGGATATTGAAGTTGATATTAAACCAGAAGATTATGCTAATGGAAGGGATCCGCAACTTGATACTGCAATTGAGCTAGCATTAAAACAACTTGAAGAAAAAAGCTAG
- a CDS encoding MFS transporter, protein MTIAGRIERLPWTSFHTKLLALLSLGEFFELYDLFVGGFVVQPISSFYKIPSAEAIYYTIAIFFLGAFVGAIIFTYIGDVMGRRTALILNMFIASVGLLLTPFSPNIYLLGLLRFITGLGVGPEALIVLDVMITEFFPSRIRGRALAIGYTASWTAPIVVAILAYLLIPHSYILQGWQWLYIIGGLGILTIIPFRFLIPESPRWLETKGRIDEAEKIVNMMEEVAIREKGHLSEPLQVEVVTSQKVKISELFSPLYRKRTIMLWIFEFLQTGVYYGFASLAPSVLYAKGFSLVHTLEYSMLIYTSYFISSLASIFIIDSQKFDRKWQVSIVMLLMGIVGLAFGFSTTALEVITTGFLFGFLSNIFSNAFHQYGAELYPTRIRSFADGVQYSLSRLGNYVWLSILPILLYSKGPAFMYAVVFVMALIVTLDVGILGPKASQIELEQLSK, encoded by the coding sequence ATGACCATTGCTGGAAGGATTGAAAGATTGCCTTGGACTTCTTTTCATACTAAGTTATTAGCACTCCTAAGCTTAGGAGAATTTTTTGAACTTTACGATCTATTTGTTGGAGGATTTGTAGTACAACCAATATCTTCTTTTTATAAAATTCCCTCAGCTGAAGCAATTTATTATACCATAGCAATCTTCTTTTTAGGTGCATTCGTCGGTGCTATAATATTTACTTATATAGGAGATGTTATGGGAAGACGAACAGCACTAATACTTAACATGTTCATAGCCTCGGTAGGACTCTTATTGACTCCATTTTCTCCAAATATATACTTATTAGGTTTGCTAAGGTTTATAACTGGATTAGGTGTTGGGCCAGAAGCATTGATAGTTTTAGATGTTATGATAACGGAGTTTTTCCCTTCTAGGATTAGAGGTAGGGCACTGGCTATTGGTTACACCGCTTCTTGGACGGCGCCAATAGTTGTGGCTATTTTAGCTTATCTATTGATTCCTCATTCTTATATCCTTCAAGGTTGGCAGTGGTTGTATATAATAGGAGGACTGGGAATACTTACGATTATACCTTTTAGGTTCTTAATTCCAGAATCTCCAAGATGGCTGGAGACTAAAGGGAGAATAGATGAGGCTGAGAAAATAGTAAATATGATGGAAGAAGTAGCAATAAGAGAAAAGGGGCACTTAAGTGAGCCTCTACAAGTAGAGGTAGTTACTTCGCAAAAAGTAAAAATATCAGAGTTATTTTCACCACTATATAGGAAGAGGACAATAATGTTATGGATATTTGAGTTCTTGCAAACTGGAGTATATTACGGATTTGCCTCTTTGGCACCTTCAGTTCTCTATGCTAAAGGTTTTAGCTTAGTTCATACCTTAGAGTACTCAATGCTAATTTACACTTCTTACTTTATCAGCTCTCTTGCATCTATTTTCATAATTGATAGTCAGAAATTTGATAGGAAATGGCAAGTAAGTATTGTAATGTTACTCATGGGTATTGTTGGTTTAGCATTTGGGTTTTCAACTACCGCATTAGAAGTTATAACTACAGGATTCTTATTTGGATTTCTGTCTAACATATTTTCAAATGCTTTCCATCAATACGGGGCGGAATTATACCCAACTAGAATAAGGTCCTTTGCTGACGGTGTTCAGTATTCTCTTAGCAGACTTGGAAACTATGTTTGGCTTTCTATATTACCTATATTACTCTACTCTAAAGGCCCGGCATTTATGTACGCTGTAGTATTTGTAATGGCATTGATAGTAACATTAGATGTTGGAATATTAGGACCAAAGGCGTCTCAAATAGAGCTTGAACAACTCTCTAAATAA
- a CDS encoding Rieske (2Fe-2S) protein codes for MLTFTQINGYPVMVYNKDGINYYWLAGCPHKKRPLNDAKVYDDKIECPFHHAVFSLISGELLTPPKSKTPCINCKLVRIIVSNDKISFEGEPFIPQLPDKKS; via the coding sequence ATGCTAACTTTTACTCAAATAAACGGTTACCCCGTAATGGTTTATAATAAAGATGGAATTAACTACTATTGGTTAGCTGGTTGTCCTCATAAGAAAAGACCTTTAAATGATGCAAAAGTTTATGATGATAAAATTGAGTGCCCCTTTCATCATGCAGTTTTTAGTTTAATTTCTGGAGAATTATTAACTCCTCCAAAGTCTAAAACACCTTGTATAAATTGCAAACTCGTAAGGATTATAGTTAGTAATGACAAGATAAGTTTTGAAGGTGAGCCTTTTATTCCACAATTACCAGATAAAAAGTCTTAG
- a CDS encoding hemerythrin domain-containing protein — translation MLSLVLTLDHRRLEELVEEFRNSPDLSTYEEIRRAFINHIYWEEEFLFPKVNDSSLLTIIKSLEIEHGSMWLLLDQAKEYLDNGNTEEAKEKMNEFMRVLLEHDGAEEGSVYQQLDTLPDEDQANLILEEIKLANPPKEWKCKTIR, via the coding sequence ATGCTCTCTTTAGTTTTAACTTTAGATCATAGGAGATTAGAAGAACTTGTTGAGGAGTTTAGGAATTCCCCAGATTTATCAACATATGAGGAAATAAGACGTGCTTTTATTAATCACATTTATTGGGAGGAAGAATTTCTTTTTCCTAAAGTAAATGATAGTTCTCTTTTAACTATCATTAAGTCTCTAGAGATTGAACATGGCAGTATGTGGCTTCTCTTAGATCAAGCTAAAGAGTATTTAGATAATGGTAACACTGAAGAAGCTAAAGAGAAGATGAACGAATTTATGAGAGTACTTCTTGAGCATGATGGTGCAGAGGAAGGTAGTGTGTATCAACAATTAGATACTCTGCCAGATGAGGATCAAGCTAATCTTATACTTGAGGAGATAAAGTTAGCTAACCCGCCGAAAGAATGGAAATGCAAAACAATAAGATGA